One stretch of Mangifera indica cultivar Alphonso chromosome 9, CATAS_Mindica_2.1, whole genome shotgun sequence DNA includes these proteins:
- the LOC123225892 gene encoding ARF guanine-nucleotide exchange factor GNOM-like: MIGHVNMESGSNAICKGFEHCRVKPSRSGLAFMINSEIGAVLAVMRRNVRWGVRYVADDDQLEHYLIHSLKELRKQIFLWQNQWHTIDPAVYLQPFLDVIQSDETGAPITGVALSSVYKILTLDVLDLDTVNVGAAMQLIVDAVTSCRFEVTDPASEEVVLMKILQVLLACMKSKAAVKLSNQHVCNIVNTCFHIVHQASTKGELLQRIARHTMHELVRCVFSHLPDIDSPENSLLNRSWVAAGEKVGVEKDLAFGDRLLENGNVSVENGGQSSNECMSKASEMDANKVESSSGAEAAQNGKKIMLEPFGVPCMVEIFHFLCSLLNVIENMGVGPRSNPIAYDEDVPLFALGLINSAIELGGSSFRKHPTLLALIQDELFSNLMQFGLSMSPLILSTVCSIVLNLYHHLRTELKAQLEAFFSCVLLRIAQSKHGSSYQQQEVAMEALVDLCRQQTFMTEIYANFDCDITSCNLFEDLVNLLSKSAFPVNGPLSAMHVLALDGMISMVQGMAERMNNELPASEGSSVDPEEYNSFWSLKCEDYGDPNYWVPFVCKMKYIKRRLMVGADHFNRDSKKGLEYLQGMHLLPDKLDPQSVAFFFRYTTGLDKNLIGDFLGNHDEFCIQVLQEFAGTFNFHGMNLDTALRLFLGTFRLPGESQKIQRVLEAFAERYYEQSPDILTNRDAALLLSYSLILLNTDQHNVQVKKKMTEEDFIRNNRHINGGKDLPREYLSELYHSICDNEILMIPEQGVNFPAMTSSRWINVMHKSKETTPFIMCNSTALLDHDMFAILSGPTIAAMSVVFDQAEQEGILQRCINGFLAFAKISTCCHFGDVLDDLVLSLCKFTTPLTPLSLEEAILAFGDDTKARMAMTTVFTIANRYGDYIHSGWKNILDCVLSLHKLGLLPACLARDAADDMEPSSDVEQGNPTTGSLSTSHVTPVTTPRKSSGLIGRFSQLLSFDIEEPRLQPSEEEIAAKQRTREIIQNCHIDSIFTESKFLQADSLMELVKALILASGRLRKGSSSMEDEDTGVFCLELLIAIALNNRDRIILIWQGVYEHIASIVQSTVMPCKLVEKAVFGLLRICQRLLPYKENLTEDLLKSLQLILKLDARVADAYCEHITQEVMRLVKANATHIRSHVGWRTIISLLSITARHPEASEAGFEVLAFIMSDRVHLLPSNYILCVDAARQFAESRVGEIDRSVSALDLMGGSVDCLVRWSTETKNTAGEEAAMKLSQDIGEMWLRLVQGLKKVCLDQREEVRNHAVLVLQRSLAAVDGMHLPNALWFQCFDMVIFKLLDDLLEIAQANSPKDYRNIDGTLVLAMKVMSKAFLQSLQDLFQQPSFCKLWLGVLNHMEGYMKLRLRGKRSEKIHELVPELLKNNLLVMKTAGILWPIDDIGGDSFWQLTWLHVNQIAPSLQSEVFPDHEVEQIKAKNIETREVLAPDGSDVIPSHENAESR; encoded by the exons ATGATTGGGCATGTGAATATGGAGTCTGGAAGCAATGCAATTTGTAAAGGTTTTGAGCATTGCCGTGTTAAACCTTCCAGGAGTGGTCTAGCTTTTATGATAAATTCTGAAATAGGTGCAGTTTTGGCTGTGATGAGGAGAAATGTAAGGTGGGGAGTCCGTTATGTGGCAGATGATGATCAGCTAGAGCATTATCTCATTCATTCTCTGAAAGAATTACggaaacaaatatttttatggcAAAATCAGTGGCATACTATTGATCCAGCTGTATACCTTCAGCCATTTCTGGATGTAATTCAATCTGATGAGACTGGTGCACCAATTACTGGTGTTGCTTTATCTTCTGTTTACAAAATCTTGACCCTTGATGTGCTTGATCTTGATACTGTGAATGTGGGTGCTGCTATGCAATTAATTGTTGATGCTGTAACAAGCTGCCGGTTTGAAGTAACTGATCCAGCATCTGAAGAGGTGGTGTTGATGAAGATACTTCAGGTTCTTTTGGCATGCATGAAAAGCAAAGCAGCAGTGAAGTTGAGCAATCAGCATGTGTGCAATATTGTTAATACTTGTTTTCACATAGTTCATCAAGCAAGCACCAAAGGTGAATTGTTGCAACGGATAGCACGACATACAATGCATGAATTGGTTCGGTGTGTTTTCTCTCACCTCCCTGACATTGACTCCCCAGAAAACTCCTTGCTTAATAGAAGCTGGGTAGCTGCTGGTGAAAAG GTGGGAGTGGAGAAAGATCTTGCTTTTGGAGACAGACTGCTAGAGAATGGCAATGTCAGTGTAGAAAATGGTGGTCAGTCATCAAATGAATGCATGTCAAAAGCAAGTGAGATGGATGCAAATAAGGTTGAGAGTAGCAGTGGTGCAGAGGCTGCTCAAAATGGTAAGAAGATAATGTTGGAGCCATTTGGAGTTCCATGCATGGTGGAGATATTTCATTTCCTTTGTTCTCTATTGAATGTAATTGAAAACATGGGAGTTGGTCCTAGATCAAATCCAATAGCATATGATGAAGATGTTCCACTATTTGCATTGGGTTTGATTAATTCAGCTATAGAATTGGGTGGGTCGTCTTTCAGAAAACACCCTACATTATTGGCATTAATTCAGGATGAACTGTTTAGCAATCTGATGCAGTTTGGTTTGTCCATGAGCCCACTAATACTTTCAACAGTTTGTAGCATTGTTCTCAATCTTTATCATCATTTGCGTACTGAACTCAAAGCACAGCTTGAAGCTTTCTTTTCATGTGTGCTTTTGCGGATTGCTCAGAGCAAGCATGGGTCTTCTTACCAACAGCAGGAGGTTGCTATGGAGGCTTTGGTTGATCTCTGTAGGCAGCAGACATTTATGACTGAGATATATGCCAACTTTGATTGTGACATAACCTCTTGCAATTTGTTTGAGGACCTTGTAAACCTATTATCAAAAAGTGCATTTCCGGTTAATGGACCATTATCTGCTATGCATGTTCTTGCTCTGGATGGTATGATATCCATGGTTCAGGGTATGGCAGAGAGGATGAACAATGAATTGCCTGCTTCAGAAGGGTCATCAGTAGATCCTGAGGAATATAATTCATTTTGGAGCTTGAAATGTGAGGATTATGGTGACCCTAATTATTGGGTTCCATTTGTTTGTAAGATGAAGTATATTAAGAGAAGGTTAATGGTTGGGGCGGATCACTTTAACCGGGATTCTAAGAAAGGTCTAGAATATCTTCAAGGAATGCATCTGCTACCTGACAAACTTGACCCACAGAGTGTAGCATTTTTTTTTAGGTACACAACTGGGTTGGATAAGAATCTCATTGGGGATTTTCTTGGAAACCATGATGAATTTTGCATTCAGGTGCTTCAAGAATTTGCTGGGACTTTTAATTTCCATGGCATGAATCTAGATACTGCATTGCGTCTTTTCCTAGGAACTTTCAGATTGCCTGGTGAATCACAGAAGATACAAAGGGTGCTTGAGGCATTTGCTGAAAGATATTATGAGCAATCACCAGATATTTTGACCAATAGAGATGCTGCTCTCTTGTTGTCATATTCACTTATATTGCTTAACACAGATCAACACAATGtacaggtaaagaaaaagaTGACTGAAGAGGATTTCATCCGAAACAATCGGCACATCAATGGAGGGAAAGATCTCCCTCGAGAATACCTTTCAGAGCTTTATCACTCCATATGTGATAATGAAATCCTGATGATCCCGGAGCAAGGTGTTAATTTTCCGGCAATGACATCTAGCCGGTGGATAAATGTAATGCATAAATCCAAAGAAACCACCCCTTTCATCATGTGTAATTCAACTGCACTCCTGGACCATGATATGTTTGCGATCTTGTCAGGTCCCACAATTGCTGCAATGTCAGTGGTTTTTGATCAAGCGGAGCAGGAAGGTATATTGCAGAGATGCATCAATGGATTCTTGGCCTTTGCCAAAATATCTACATGCTGTCATTTTGGTGATGTCTTGGATGATTTAGTTCTGTCCCTCTGTAAATTTACAACCCCCTTGACTCCTTTATCTCTTGAAGAAGCTATTCTTGCCTTTGGAGATGACACCAAAGCCAGGATGGCAATGACAACAGTTTTTACCATAGCAAACAGGTATGGTGATTACATCCACTCTGGCtggaaaaatattttggattgtGTCCTAAGCTTGCACAAGCTTGGTCTTCTACCTGCTTGTCTAGCTAGAGATGCAGCTGATGATATGGAGCCTTCCTCTGATGTGGAGCAAGGGAATCCCACTACAGGTTCTTTATCAACATCACATGTAACACCTGTGACCACTCCACGAAAGTCATCTGGTTTGATTGGTCGCTTCAGTCAACTCTTATCATTTGATATAGAGGAACCAAGATTGCAGCCAAGTGAGGAAGAAATTGCAGCTAAGCAGAGAACCCGTGAGATAATACAGAATTGCCACATTGATAGCATATTTACAGAGAGTAAGTTTCTCCAAGCTGATTCTTTAATGGAGCTTGTAAAGGCTCTTATTTTGGCTTCTGGGCGACTCCGTAAGGGAAGTAGCTCCATGGAAGATGAAGACACGGGTGTGTTCTGCCTAGAATTACTGATTGCAATTGCACTGAATAATCGGGATAGAATTATACTTATCTGGCAGGGTGTTTATGAGCACATAGCGAGTATTGTTCAGTCAACTGTAATGCCCTGCAAGCTGGTAGAGAAAGCCGTGTTTGGGCTCCTTAGGATATGCCAGCGACTTCTGCCTTATAAGGAAAACCTAACTGAAGATCTCCTCAAGTCACTCCAACTAATATTGAAACTTGATGCCCGGGTTGCTGATGCTTATTGTGAGCACATCACACAGGAAGTAATGCGCCTTGTAAAAGCAAATGCTACTCACATCAGATCTCATGTAGGGTGGCGCACAATCATTTCCCTTCTATCTATCACAGCCCGACATCCTGAAGCATCAGAAGCAGGATTTGAAGTGCTAGCTTTTATCATGTCTGACAGGGTGCACTTGTTGCCGTCAAACTATATTCTGTGTGTGGATGCAGCAAGACAATTTGCTGAATCTCGGGTTGGTGAAATTGACAGGTCTGTCTCTGCCCTAGATTTGATGGGAGGCTCAGTTGATTGTCTAGTAAGATGGTCTACTGAGACAAAGAACACTGCTGGGGAGGAGGCTGCTATGAAGTTGAGCCAGGACATTGGGGAGATGTGGCTGAGGCTGGTTCAGGGACTGAAGAAAGTGTGTTTGGACCAGAGAGAAGAGGTGAGGAACCATGCTGTTCTGGTGTTGCAGAGATCTTTGGCAGCAGTAGATGGGATGCACCTTCCAAATGCCCTGTGGTTTCAGTGCTTTGATATGGTCATATTCAAATTGCTTGATGATTTATTAGAAATTGCTCAAGCGAACTCTCCAAAGGATTACAGAAACATTGATGGAACACTAGTTTTAGCCATGAAAGTAATGTCAAAAGCATTCTTACAGTCACTTCAGGATCTCTTTCAGCAACCATCCTTCTGCAAGTTATGGCTAGGGGTTCTTAATCATATGGAAGGATATATGAAACTAAGACTCCGGGGAAAGCGATCTGAGAAGATTCATGAATTAGTTCCTGAGCTTCTGAAGAACAATCTGCTGGTGATGAAGACTGCTGGCATTCTTTGGCCAATAGATGATATTGGTGGAGATAGCTTTTGGCAGCTAACTTGGTTGCACGTGAATCAAATAGCCCCATCTTTGCAATCGGAAGTTTTCCCTGATCATGAAGTGGAgcaaataaaagcaaaaaacaTAGAAACCAGGGAAGTTCTGGCACCTGATGGATCCGATGTCATTCCATCACATGAGAATGCAGAAAGCAGATAA